A window from Citrobacter amalonaticus encodes these proteins:
- the fpr gene encoding ferredoxin--NADP(+) reductase — protein sequence MADWVTGKVTKVQNWTDALFSLTVHAPVHPFTAGQFTKLGLEIDGERVQRAYSYVNAPDNPDLEFYLVTVPDGKLSPRLAALKPGDEVQVVSEAAGFFVLDEVPDCDTLWMLATGTAIGPYLSILQLGNDLERFKNLVLVHAARYAADLSYLPLMQALQKRYEGKLRIQTVVSRETVAGSLTGRIPALIESGELEKAVGLPMDKETSHVMLCGNPQMVRDTQQLLKETRQMTKHLRRRPGHMTAEHYW from the coding sequence ATGGCAGATTGGGTAACAGGCAAAGTCACAAAGGTACAGAACTGGACTGATGCTCTGTTTAGTCTGACCGTTCACGCCCCCGTTCATCCCTTCACCGCAGGTCAATTTACCAAACTCGGTCTTGAGATTGACGGCGAGCGCGTCCAGCGTGCCTACTCGTATGTGAATGCCCCTGACAATCCCGATCTGGAGTTTTACCTGGTCACCGTGCCTGACGGTAAGCTAAGCCCACGTCTGGCGGCACTCAAGCCCGGCGACGAAGTACAGGTAGTGAGCGAAGCCGCCGGTTTCTTTGTGCTTGACGAAGTACCGGACTGTGACACGTTATGGATGCTGGCAACGGGCACCGCCATTGGTCCCTATTTATCGATTCTGCAACTGGGTAACGATCTCGAACGTTTCAAAAATCTGGTACTGGTCCACGCCGCACGATACGCCGCCGATTTAAGCTACCTGCCGCTGATGCAGGCGCTGCAAAAGCGCTACGAAGGCAAACTGCGGATCCAGACGGTGGTGAGCCGGGAGACCGTCGCGGGTTCACTGACCGGCCGCATTCCGGCATTGATTGAAAGTGGCGAACTGGAAAAAGCGGTAGGCTTACCGATGGATAAAGAGACCAGCCATGTGATGCTGTGTGGAAATCCGCAAATGGTTCGCGACACACAGCAGTTGCTGAAAGAGACCCGGCAGATGACGAAACACCTTCGTCGCCGGCCAGGCCATATGACCGCCGAGCATTACTGGTAA
- the glpK gene encoding glycerol kinase GlpK — MTEKKYIVALDQGTTSSRAVVMDHDANIVSVSQREFEQIYPKAGWVEHDPMEIWATQSSTLVEVLAKADISSEQIAAIGITNQRETTIVWERETGKPIYNAIVWQCRRTADICEHLKRDGMEEYIRNNTGLVIDPYFSGTKVKWILDHVEGSRERARRGELLFGTVDTWLIWKMTQGRVHVTDYTNASRTMLFNIHTLDWDDKMLDALDIPRAMLPEVRRSSEVYGQTNIGGKGGTRIPISGIAGDQQAALFGQLCVKEGMAKNTYGTGCFMLMNTGEKAVKSENGLLTTIACGPTGEVNYALEGAVFMAGASIQWLRDEMKLISDAFDSEYFATKVKDTNGVYVVPAFTGLGAPYWDPYARGAIFGLTRGVNANHIIRATLESIAYQTRDVLEAMQADSGIRLHALRVDGGAVANNFLMQFQSDILGTRVERPEVREVTALGAAYLAGLAVGFWQNLDELQEKAVIEREFRPGIETTERNYRYSGWKKAVKRALAWEDHEE; from the coding sequence ATGACTGAGAAAAAATATATCGTTGCGCTCGACCAGGGAACCACCAGCTCCCGCGCCGTCGTGATGGATCATGATGCCAATATCGTAAGCGTCTCACAGCGCGAATTTGAGCAGATCTACCCGAAAGCAGGCTGGGTAGAACACGACCCGATGGAAATCTGGGCAACGCAGAGCTCTACCCTGGTGGAAGTCCTGGCGAAAGCGGACATCAGTTCCGAGCAGATTGCAGCTATCGGGATTACTAACCAGCGTGAAACGACCATCGTCTGGGAACGTGAGACCGGTAAACCTATCTATAATGCGATTGTCTGGCAGTGCCGTCGTACCGCGGATATCTGCGAACATCTGAAGCGCGATGGCATGGAAGAGTACATCCGCAATAACACGGGTCTGGTCATTGACCCGTATTTTTCCGGCACCAAAGTGAAGTGGATCCTCGACCACGTCGAAGGCTCTCGTGAGCGCGCACGTCGCGGCGAACTGCTGTTCGGTACCGTTGATACCTGGCTTATCTGGAAAATGACCCAGGGACGCGTACACGTAACGGATTACACCAACGCCTCGCGTACCATGCTGTTCAACATCCACACGCTGGACTGGGACGACAAGATGCTGGATGCGCTGGATATTCCACGCGCCATGCTGCCGGAAGTGCGCCGTTCTTCCGAGGTCTACGGTCAGACCAACATCGGCGGTAAAGGCGGCACGCGTATTCCGATCTCCGGTATCGCCGGTGACCAGCAGGCTGCACTGTTCGGCCAGCTGTGCGTGAAGGAAGGGATGGCGAAAAACACCTACGGTACCGGCTGCTTTATGCTGATGAACACCGGCGAAAAAGCGGTGAAATCCGAAAACGGCCTGTTGACCACCATCGCCTGCGGCCCGACCGGGGAAGTGAACTATGCGCTGGAAGGCGCTGTGTTTATGGCGGGCGCTTCTATTCAGTGGCTGCGTGATGAAATGAAGCTCATCAGCGACGCCTTCGATTCCGAGTATTTCGCGACCAAAGTGAAGGACACTAACGGCGTGTACGTCGTCCCCGCCTTCACCGGCCTGGGCGCGCCGTACTGGGACCCGTATGCGCGTGGCGCGATCTTCGGCTTGACCCGTGGTGTGAACGCCAACCACATCATCCGTGCAACGCTGGAATCTATTGCCTACCAGACCCGCGACGTACTGGAAGCGATGCAGGCAGACTCCGGCATTCGCCTGCACGCCCTGCGCGTGGACGGTGGCGCGGTCGCCAACAACTTCCTGATGCAGTTCCAGTCTGACATTCTTGGCACGCGCGTTGAGCGTCCGGAAGTGCGTGAAGTCACGGCGTTGGGTGCGGCCTACCTGGCCGGTCTGGCAGTCGGTTTCTGGCAGAACCTTGATGAACTGCAGGAAAAAGCGGTCATCGAACGTGAATTCCGCCCTGGCATCGAAACCACCGAGCGTAACTACCGTTACAGCGGCTGGAAGAAAGCGGTCAAACGCGCGCTGGCGTGGGAAGACCACGAAGAGTAA
- the glpX gene encoding class II fructose-bisphosphatase has protein sequence MRRELAIEFSRVTEAAALAGYKWLGRGDKNTADGAAVNAMRIMLNQVNIDGTIVIGEGEIDEAPMLYIGEKVGTGRGDAVDIAVDPIEGTRMTAMGQANALAVLAVGDKGCFLNAPDMYMEKLIVGPGAKGSIDLNLPLEENLRNVANALGKPLSELTVTILAKPRHDDVIAEMAKLGVRVFAIPDGDVAASILTCMPDSEVDVLYGIGGAPEGVVSAAVIRALDGDMQGRLLARHDVKGDSEENRRIGEQELARCQAMGIEAGKALRLDEMARSDNVIFSATGITKGDLLEGISRKGNIATTETLLIRGKSRTIRRIQSIHYLDRKDPDVQAHIL, from the coding sequence ATGAGACGAGAACTTGCCATCGAATTTTCCCGCGTAACCGAAGCGGCGGCGCTGGCTGGCTACAAATGGTTAGGACGCGGTGACAAAAACACCGCCGACGGCGCGGCCGTTAACGCCATGCGCATAATGCTAAACCAGGTCAACATTGACGGGACCATCGTGATCGGGGAAGGCGAGATCGACGAAGCGCCGATGCTCTACATCGGTGAGAAAGTCGGTACCGGTCGCGGCGACGCGGTGGATATTGCCGTCGACCCCATTGAAGGCACACGAATGACGGCGATGGGCCAGGCCAACGCGTTGGCCGTTCTGGCCGTGGGTGACAAGGGTTGCTTCCTGAACGCACCTGACATGTATATGGAAAAGCTGATTGTCGGACCGGGCGCAAAAGGCAGCATCGATCTCAATCTGCCGCTGGAAGAGAACCTGCGCAATGTCGCCAACGCGCTGGGCAAACCGCTGAGCGAACTGACGGTGACGATTCTGGCGAAACCGCGTCATGATGACGTGATCGCAGAGATGGCGAAGCTTGGCGTGCGCGTATTCGCGATTCCTGATGGCGATGTTGCCGCGTCCATTCTGACCTGCATGCCGGACAGCGAAGTGGATGTGCTGTACGGGATTGGCGGTGCACCGGAAGGCGTGGTGTCCGCCGCGGTGATCCGCGCACTGGATGGTGACATGCAGGGTCGTCTGCTGGCACGTCATGATGTCAAAGGCGACAGCGAAGAGAACCGTCGCATTGGCGAACAAGAGCTGGCACGCTGCCAGGCAATGGGCATCGAGGCGGGTAAAGCGCTGCGTCTGGATGAAATGGCGCGCAGCGATAATGTTATTTTCTCCGCAACCGGCATCACCAAAGGCGATCTGCTGGAAGGGATCAGCCGTAAAGGTAATATCGCGACCACCGAAACGCTGCTGATCCGCGGTAAGTCACGCACCATCCGCCGTATTCAGTCGATCCACTATCTCGACCGTAAAGACCCGGACGTGCAGGCGCACATCCTGTAA
- the hslU gene encoding HslU--HslV peptidase ATPase subunit, with protein sequence MSEMTPREIVSELNKHIIGQDNAKRSVAIALRNRWRRMQLDEELRHEVTPKNILMIGPTGVGKTEIARRLAKLANAPFIKVEATKFTEVGYVGKEVDSIIRDLTDAAIKMVRVQAIEKNRYRAEEMAEERILDVLIPPAKNNWGQAEQQSEPSAARQAFRKKLREGQLDDKEIEIDLAAAPMGVEIMAPPGMEEMTSQLQSMFQNLGGQKQKARKLKIKDAMKLLIEEEAAKLVNPEELKQEAIDAVEQHGIVFIDEIDKICKRGESSGPDVSREGVQRDLLPLVEGCTVSTKHGMVKTDHILFIASGAFQVAKPSDLIPELQGRLPIRVELQALTTSDFERILTEPNASVTVQYKALMATEGVNIEFTESGIKRIAEAAWQVNETTENIGARRLHTVLERLMEDISYDASDLNGQSITIDADYVSKHLDALVADEDLSRFIL encoded by the coding sequence ATGTCTGAAATGACCCCACGCGAAATCGTCAGCGAACTGAACAAGCACATCATCGGCCAGGATAACGCCAAGCGTTCCGTGGCGATTGCACTGCGTAACCGCTGGCGCCGCATGCAGCTCGACGAAGAGCTGCGCCATGAAGTTACACCGAAAAACATTCTGATGATCGGCCCAACCGGTGTCGGTAAAACCGAAATCGCCCGTCGTCTGGCAAAGCTTGCCAACGCGCCGTTCATTAAAGTGGAAGCAACAAAATTCACCGAAGTGGGTTATGTCGGTAAAGAAGTCGACTCTATCATCCGCGATCTGACCGATGCCGCCATTAAAATGGTTCGCGTCCAGGCGATCGAAAAGAACCGCTATCGTGCGGAAGAGATGGCAGAAGAGCGCATTCTTGATGTGCTGATCCCACCGGCGAAAAATAACTGGGGCCAGGCGGAGCAACAGTCTGAACCGTCCGCTGCGCGTCAGGCGTTCCGTAAAAAACTGCGTGAAGGCCAGCTCGACGATAAAGAAATCGAGATCGATCTTGCCGCCGCACCGATGGGCGTGGAAATCATGGCGCCTCCGGGAATGGAAGAGATGACCAGCCAACTGCAGTCCATGTTCCAGAACCTGGGTGGACAGAAGCAGAAAGCGCGTAAGCTGAAAATCAAAGACGCGATGAAGCTGCTGATTGAAGAAGAAGCGGCCAAACTGGTGAACCCGGAAGAGCTGAAACAGGAAGCTATCGACGCCGTTGAGCAGCATGGGATCGTATTTATCGACGAAATCGACAAAATCTGTAAGCGCGGCGAATCCTCGGGTCCGGACGTGTCCCGTGAAGGCGTACAGCGCGACCTGCTGCCGCTGGTTGAAGGCTGCACCGTCTCGACCAAACACGGTATGGTCAAAACCGACCACATTTTGTTTATCGCCTCTGGCGCATTCCAGGTGGCAAAACCGTCCGATCTGATCCCGGAACTGCAGGGTCGTCTGCCGATTCGCGTAGAGCTGCAGGCGCTGACTACCAGCGACTTCGAACGTATTCTGACGGAACCTAACGCTTCTGTTACCGTGCAGTACAAAGCGCTAATGGCGACCGAAGGCGTCAACATTGAGTTTACGGAATCCGGTATCAAGCGTATAGCTGAAGCAGCATGGCAGGTTAACGAGACCACCGAAAACATCGGTGCCCGTCGTCTGCACACCGTTCTGGAGCGTCTGATGGAAGATATTTCCTATGATGCGAGCGATTTGAACGGTCAAAGCATAACAATTGATGCGGATTATGTGAGCAAACATCTGGATGCGCTGGTCGCAGATGAAGATCTGAGCCGTTTTATCCTATAA
- the zapB gene encoding septal ring assembly protein ZapB, protein MTMSLEVFEKLEAKVQQAIDTITLLQMEIEELKEKNSSLAQEVQSAQHSREELERENQSLKEQQNGWQDRLQALLGRMEEV, encoded by the coding sequence ATGACCATGTCTTTAGAAGTGTTTGAGAAACTGGAAGCAAAAGTACAGCAGGCGATTGATACCATCACCTTGTTGCAGATGGAAATTGAAGAGCTGAAAGAGAAGAACAGCTCGCTGGCGCAGGAAGTGCAATCTGCACAGCACAGCCGTGAAGAGCTCGAGCGCGAAAATCAGTCTCTGAAAGAACAGCAGAATGGCTGGCAGGATCGTTTGCAGGCATTGCTGGGCCGCATGGAAGAAGTCTAA
- the rraA gene encoding ribonuclease E activity regulator RraA — protein MKYDTSELCDIYQEDVNVVEPLFSNFGGRSSFGGQIVTVKCFEDNGLLYDLLEQNGRGRILLVDGGGSVRRALVDAELARLAVQNEWEGLVIYGAVRQVDDLEELDIGIQAIAAIPVGAAGEGIGESDVRVNFGGVTFFSGDHLYADNTGIILSEDPLDIE, from the coding sequence ATGAAATACGATACTTCCGAGCTTTGTGACATCTATCAAGAAGATGTCAACGTCGTGGAACCACTGTTCTCTAACTTTGGAGGACGGTCGTCGTTTGGCGGACAAATCGTCACGGTGAAATGTTTCGAGGACAACGGGTTGCTGTACGATCTGCTCGAACAAAATGGCCGTGGTCGCATTCTGCTGGTCGATGGCGGCGGTTCTGTCCGTCGTGCGCTGGTCGACGCCGAACTGGCGCGTCTGGCTGTACAAAATGAATGGGAAGGTCTGGTCATCTACGGCGCGGTGCGTCAGGTAGACGATCTGGAAGAGCTGGACATCGGCATTCAGGCGATTGCCGCGATTCCGGTAGGTGCAGCAGGCGAAGGGATTGGGGAAAGCGATGTCCGCGTCAATTTCGGCGGCGTGACCTTCTTCTCCGGCGACCATCTGTACGCCGATAACACCGGAATCATCCTCTCCGAAGACCCGCTCGATATCGAGTGA
- the ftsN gene encoding cell division protein FtsN has product MAQRDYVRRGQPAPSRRKKSTSRKKQRNTSAVSPAMVAIAAAVLVAFIGGLYFITHHKKEESETLQGQKVTGNGLPPKPEERWRYIKELESRQPGVRAPTEPSAGGEVMKPDQLTEEQRQLLAQMQADMRQQPTQLNEVPWNEQTPAQRQQTLQRQAQQRQVEQQQQWNSTPPVQQPRTQPQTQTRTAQTAPVQQPSKPATQTQKPAATSQPYQDLLQTPAHTTASQPKTQPAAPVERVPEAPKPTTEKKDERRWMVQCGSFKGAEQAETVRAQLAFEGFDSKITTNNGWNRVVIGPVKGKENADSTISRLKMAGHTNCIRLASGG; this is encoded by the coding sequence GTGGCACAACGAGATTATGTACGTCGCGGCCAACCGGCACCTTCGCGGCGCAAAAAGAGCACCTCACGGAAAAAGCAACGCAACACGTCTGCGGTATCGCCCGCAATGGTCGCCATTGCCGCCGCCGTGCTTGTGGCCTTTATCGGTGGTCTGTACTTCATTACGCATCATAAAAAAGAAGAATCCGAAACGTTGCAGGGTCAGAAAGTGACCGGCAACGGGCTGCCGCCAAAGCCGGAAGAGCGCTGGCGCTATATTAAAGAGCTGGAAAGCCGTCAGCCGGGCGTACGTGCGCCCACAGAACCGTCAGCCGGTGGTGAAGTCATGAAGCCGGATCAACTGACTGAAGAACAGCGCCAGTTACTTGCGCAAATGCAGGCCGACATGCGCCAGCAACCGACGCAGCTCAACGAAGTGCCGTGGAACGAGCAGACACCGGCACAACGTCAGCAAACGTTGCAGCGCCAGGCTCAGCAACGTCAGGTTGAGCAACAGCAGCAGTGGAACAGCACGCCGCCGGTTCAACAGCCGCGTACGCAGCCACAGACGCAAACGCGTACTGCGCAAACGGCGCCAGTGCAGCAGCCGTCGAAGCCTGCCACGCAGACGCAGAAACCCGCTGCGACGTCGCAACCGTACCAGGATCTGCTGCAGACCCCGGCGCACACCACGGCATCGCAGCCAAAAACACAGCCAGCCGCACCGGTTGAGCGCGTGCCAGAGGCACCGAAGCCGACGACAGAGAAGAAAGACGAACGTCGCTGGATGGTACAATGTGGTTCGTTTAAAGGCGCAGAACAGGCAGAAACCGTGCGTGCACAGTTAGCTTTCGAAGGCTTTGACTCCAAAATCACCACCAATAATGGCTGGAACCGCGTGGTCATCGGGCCGGTGAAAGGCAAAGAGAATGCCGACAGCACCATTAGCCGTCTGAAGATGGCAGGTCACACAAACTGTATTCGACTCGCCTCCGGGGGTTGA
- the hslV gene encoding ATP-dependent protease subunit HslV: protein MTTIVSVRRNGQVVIAGDGQATLGNTVMKGNVKKVRRLYNDKVIAGFAGGTADAFTLFELFERKLEMHQGHLVKAAVELAKDWRTDRMLRKLEALLAVADETASLIITGNGDVVQPENDLIAIGSGGPYAQAAARALLENTELGARDIAEKALDIAGDICIYTNHFHTIEELPSKA from the coding sequence GTGACAACAATAGTAAGCGTACGCCGTAACGGCCAGGTGGTTATCGCCGGTGATGGTCAGGCCACACTGGGTAACACCGTCATGAAAGGCAACGTGAAGAAAGTGCGTCGTCTGTACAACGACAAAGTCATTGCTGGCTTTGCGGGCGGTACGGCGGATGCGTTCACGCTGTTCGAACTGTTTGAGCGCAAGCTGGAAATGCATCAGGGACATCTGGTTAAAGCCGCCGTTGAGCTGGCGAAAGACTGGCGTACCGATCGCATGCTGCGCAAACTTGAAGCGCTGTTGGCGGTCGCGGATGAAACCGCCTCCCTCATCATCACCGGTAACGGTGACGTCGTGCAGCCGGAAAACGATCTGATTGCCATCGGCTCCGGCGGTCCTTACGCCCAGGCTGCGGCACGTGCTCTGCTGGAAAACACCGAGCTCGGCGCTCGCGACATTGCTGAAAAAGCGTTGGATATTGCAGGTGATATCTGCATTTACACCAACCATTTCCATACCATTGAAGAATTACCGTCTAAAGCGTAA
- a CDS encoding YiiQ family protein, translating into MKPGCSLFLLLFSAMLSSPPALAAEPLAATTAPYLLAGAPTFDLSISQFRENFNTQNPKLTLNEFRAIDSSRDKANLTRAASKINENLYASTALERGTLKIKSMQITWLPIQGPEQKAAKAKAQEYMAAVIRTVAPLLTKEQSQKKLQKLLTSGKNKRYYAETEGAIRYVVADNGEKGLTFAVEPIKLALSENLDGPN; encoded by the coding sequence ATGAAGCCAGGATGTTCACTGTTTTTATTATTGTTTTCTGCGATGCTCTCCAGCCCTCCGGCGCTGGCGGCTGAGCCATTGGCGGCCACCACCGCACCGTATTTACTCGCCGGTGCCCCCACGTTTGACCTTTCGATCAGCCAGTTTCGCGAAAACTTTAATACGCAAAATCCGAAGCTTACCTTAAATGAATTCCGCGCCATCGACAGTAGTCGCGACAAAGCCAACCTCACCCGTGCGGCCAGCAAAATAAATGAAAACCTGTACGCCTCGACCGCTCTTGAGCGCGGAACGCTGAAGATTAAGAGCATGCAGATAACCTGGCTGCCGATTCAGGGGCCGGAACAGAAAGCGGCGAAAGCCAAAGCGCAGGAATATATGGCGGCAGTGATCCGCACGGTCGCCCCCTTATTGACCAAAGAGCAGAGCCAGAAAAAGCTGCAAAAGCTGCTTACGTCGGGCAAAAATAAGCGCTATTACGCGGAGACCGAAGGCGCAATTCGCTATGTTGTCGCAGATAACGGCGAAAAGGGGCTGACCTTCGCGGTTGAACCGATTAAGCTGGCGTTATCTGAAAATCTGGACGGGCCCAATTGA
- the menA gene encoding 1,4-dihydroxy-2-naphthoate polyprenyltransferase produces the protein MTEQQQISRSQAWLESLRPKTLPLAFAAIIVGTALAWWQGYFDPLVALLALITAGLLQILSNLANDYGDAVKGSDKPDRIGPLRGMQKGVITQQEMKRALIITVVLICVSGLSLVAVACRTPADFVGFLVLGVLSIIAAITYTVGNRPYGYIGLGDISVLVFFGWLSVMGSWYLQAHTLIPALILPATACGLLATAVLNINNLRDINSDRENGKNTLVVRLGAVNARRYHACLLIGTLICLALFNLLSLQSPWGWLFLLAAPVLVKQARYVMRQMEPAAMRPMLERTVKAALLTNLLFVVGIFLSQWAR, from the coding sequence ATGACTGAACAACAACAAATTAGCCGCTCCCAGGCCTGGCTGGAAAGTTTACGACCCAAGACTCTACCGCTCGCCTTCGCGGCGATCATCGTCGGTACTGCCCTGGCATGGTGGCAGGGATATTTTGATCCGCTGGTCGCCTTGCTGGCGCTCATTACGGCAGGGCTTCTGCAAATCCTGTCAAATCTCGCCAACGACTATGGTGATGCCGTTAAAGGCAGTGATAAGCCGGATCGCATTGGGCCGTTGCGTGGGATGCAAAAAGGGGTGATCACCCAACAGGAGATGAAGCGCGCGCTGATCATCACCGTGGTACTCATTTGCGTGTCCGGTCTGTCGCTGGTTGCGGTGGCGTGCCGCACACCGGCGGATTTTGTCGGCTTCCTGGTGCTTGGCGTACTGTCGATCATTGCCGCCATCACCTATACCGTGGGCAATCGTCCTTATGGCTATATCGGTCTGGGCGATATTTCCGTGCTGGTCTTCTTTGGCTGGTTGAGCGTGATGGGGAGTTGGTATCTGCAGGCGCATACGCTGATCCCGGCGTTAATCCTTCCGGCTACCGCCTGCGGTCTGCTGGCCACCGCCGTGCTTAACATCAATAACCTGCGCGATATCAACAGTGACCGGGAAAACGGCAAGAACACGCTGGTTGTCCGCCTCGGCGCCGTAAATGCCCGTCGTTACCACGCTTGCTTGCTGATAGGCACGCTGATCTGCCTGGCGCTGTTTAACCTGCTTTCGCTGCAAAGTCCGTGGGGTTGGTTGTTCCTGCTGGCCGCACCGGTACTGGTAAAACAGGCGCGTTACGTGATGCGCCAGATGGAACCAGCAGCGATGCGCCCAATGCTTGAACGTACGGTAAAAGCCGCGTTGCTGACTAACCTGCTGTTTGTTGTCGGGATTTTCTTAAGTCAGTGGGCAAGATAA
- a CDS encoding DUF805 domain-containing protein — translation MTLQQWLFSFKGRIGRRDFWIWIALWIVSMVVLFSLESQKLLPDQIAPFALVCLLWPTAAVTVKRLHDRGRSGLWALLIILAWMLLAGNWAILPGMWQWVVGRFAPTLILIMTLIDLGAFVGTQGENKYGKDTQDVAFKSAP, via the coding sequence ATGACCCTACAGCAGTGGTTATTCTCATTTAAAGGGCGTATTGGACGCCGTGATTTCTGGATCTGGATTGCGCTGTGGATTGTCAGCATGGTGGTTCTGTTTTCGCTCGAGAGTCAAAAATTACTTCCCGATCAGATTGCTCCCTTTGCCCTGGTGTGTCTGCTCTGGCCGACGGCAGCGGTTACGGTGAAACGTCTGCACGATCGTGGGCGTTCGGGGCTGTGGGCGTTATTGATTATTCTTGCCTGGATGCTGTTAGCCGGTAACTGGGCTATTCTGCCGGGGATGTGGCAATGGGTGGTCGGACGGTTTGCGCCGACGCTTATCCTCATCATGACTCTTATCGACCTGGGGGCGTTTGTTGGCACCCAGGGCGAAAATAAATACGGTAAAGACACGCAGGATGTCGCGTTTAAATCAGCGCCCTGA
- the cytR gene encoding DNA-binding transcriptional regulator CytR, which yields MKPNKQVAAATMKDVAMKAKVSTATVSRALMNPDKVSQSTRNRVEQAAVEVGYLPQAAGRNVKRNESRTILVIVPDICDPFFSELIRGIEVTAASHGYLVLIGDCAHQNQQEKTFVNLIITKQIDGMLLLGSRLPFDASIEEQRNLPPMVMANEFAPELELPTVHIDNLTAAFNAVNYLHELGHQRIGCIAGPEEMPLCHYRLQGYVQALRRCGITVDPHYIARGDFTYEAGGNALKQLFDLPQPPTAVFCHSDVMALGALSWAKRQGINVPDDLSIIGFDNIALAEFCDPPLTTVAQPRFEIGREAMLLLLDQIQGQNVNSGSRLMDCELILRGTTRALT from the coding sequence GTGAAACCGAATAAGCAGGTTGCTGCCGCTACAATGAAAGATGTTGCCATGAAGGCGAAAGTCTCAACGGCAACCGTGTCTCGCGCGCTAATGAACCCGGATAAAGTCTCTCAGTCCACCCGAAACCGGGTTGAACAGGCAGCTGTAGAGGTCGGGTATTTACCGCAGGCGGCGGGACGCAACGTTAAACGTAATGAATCGCGAACCATCCTGGTGATTGTTCCGGATATTTGCGATCCCTTCTTTAGCGAACTGATCCGTGGGATCGAGGTCACCGCCGCCAGTCATGGCTATCTGGTGCTGATCGGCGATTGTGCGCATCAGAACCAGCAGGAAAAAACCTTCGTCAATTTGATCATCACCAAGCAAATTGATGGCATGCTGCTGCTGGGCTCTCGTCTGCCGTTTGACGCCAGTATTGAAGAGCAGCGCAATCTGCCGCCGATGGTGATGGCGAACGAGTTTGCGCCGGAACTGGAACTGCCTACCGTCCATATCGATAACCTGACCGCCGCCTTCAATGCCGTGAACTACCTGCATGAGCTGGGACATCAGCGCATTGGCTGTATTGCCGGGCCGGAAGAAATGCCGCTGTGTCATTACCGCTTGCAGGGCTACGTGCAGGCGCTGCGTCGTTGCGGTATTACCGTTGATCCGCACTATATCGCCCGTGGGGATTTTACCTACGAAGCTGGCGGCAATGCGCTTAAACAACTGTTCGACTTGCCGCAACCACCGACAGCGGTATTCTGTCATAGCGATGTCATGGCGCTTGGTGCCCTCTCATGGGCCAAACGCCAGGGCATCAACGTCCCGGATGACCTGTCGATTATTGGTTTCGACAACATCGCCCTGGCGGAGTTTTGCGATCCGCCGCTGACCACCGTTGCGCAACCGCGTTTCGAAATTGGTCGCGAAGCGATGCTGTTGCTGCTTGACCAAATTCAGGGGCAAAATGTCAACAGCGGCTCGCGTTTAATGGATTGTGAGTTAATCCTTCGGGGTACGACGCGCGCCTTAACGTAA